A window of the Sphaerobacter thermophilus DSM 20745 genome harbors these coding sequences:
- a CDS encoding nitroreductase family protein produces MEFAEVVRKRRMVRHFKPDPIDPAVVNRMLDLARRVPSAGYTQGQSFVVVTDPETRREIGKLCGEDGYVAHFGHRWISEAPVQVIPCVSEAAYHARYQEPDKLRPDGTEIEWPVPFWFMDIGMSVMTLLLAVVDEGLAAGYAGIPETAALRDLLGIPPEVTPVGVIPIGYPAPDVPSPSLKRGRKPLEDVVHWERW; encoded by the coding sequence ATGGAGTTCGCGGAGGTCGTGCGCAAACGGCGGATGGTGCGGCACTTCAAGCCGGACCCGATCGACCCGGCCGTGGTGAACCGGATGCTGGACCTCGCCCGGCGGGTGCCGAGCGCGGGCTACACTCAGGGGCAATCGTTCGTGGTCGTGACCGACCCGGAGACGCGGCGGGAGATCGGCAAGCTCTGCGGGGAGGATGGGTACGTCGCACACTTCGGCCACCGCTGGATCTCCGAGGCACCGGTCCAGGTCATCCCCTGCGTTAGCGAGGCCGCCTACCACGCGCGCTACCAGGAGCCGGACAAGCTGCGCCCCGACGGCACCGAGATCGAGTGGCCGGTGCCCTTCTGGTTCATGGACATCGGCATGTCGGTGATGACGCTGCTCCTGGCGGTGGTCGACGAGGGGCTGGCGGCGGGCTACGCCGGTATCCCCGAGACGGCGGCGCTTCGGGACCTGCTCGGCATCCCGCCGGAGGTGACGCCGGTCGGGGTCATCCCGATCGGCTACCCGGCGCCGGATGTCCCCTCGCCCTCACTCAAGCGCGGCCGCAAGCCGCTCGAAGACGTGGTCCACTGGGAGCGGTGGTGA
- a CDS encoding fumarate hydratase: MREIHVDRIAEAVREACLEANYVAGEDVRRAFTVARKREVSPLGQQVLEQILENMAIAEADRVPMCQDTGTVVVFAEVGQDVHLVGGGFEEAINRGVHEAYHVGYLRKSMVERPFTARRNTRDNTPAIIHTRLVPGDRVRLAILAKGGGAENMSRLAMLTPAHGREGIVRFVLETVQLAGPNACPPVVVGVGIGATFDRVATLAKQALLREIGSENLDPEEAELEAELLAAINRLGIGPHGFGGRITALAVHVVSAPCHIASLPVAVNLQCGPAARHREVEI, encoded by the coding sequence ATGCGCGAGATCCACGTCGACCGGATCGCGGAGGCGGTGCGCGAAGCCTGCCTGGAGGCGAACTACGTCGCCGGGGAGGATGTGCGCCGGGCCTTCACGGTGGCACGGAAGCGGGAGGTCTCGCCCCTGGGCCAGCAGGTGCTGGAGCAGATTCTGGAGAACATGGCCATCGCCGAGGCGGACCGAGTGCCGATGTGCCAGGACACCGGCACCGTGGTCGTCTTCGCCGAGGTCGGCCAGGATGTCCACCTCGTCGGCGGCGGATTCGAGGAGGCGATCAACCGAGGCGTCCACGAGGCGTACCACGTGGGGTACCTGCGCAAGTCGATGGTCGAGCGCCCCTTCACCGCGCGGCGCAACACGCGGGACAACACGCCGGCCATCATCCACACCCGCCTGGTGCCGGGCGATCGGGTGCGGCTGGCGATCCTGGCGAAGGGGGGCGGCGCGGAGAACATGAGCCGGCTGGCGATGCTCACCCCGGCCCACGGGCGCGAGGGGATCGTGCGCTTCGTGCTGGAGACGGTGCAGCTCGCCGGGCCGAACGCCTGCCCACCGGTGGTCGTCGGCGTCGGAATCGGCGCGACGTTCGACCGGGTGGCAACACTGGCCAAACAGGCGCTCCTGCGCGAGATCGGCAGCGAGAATCTAGACCCGGAGGAAGCGGAGCTGGAGGCGGAGCTGCTGGCAGCGATCAACCGGCTGGGCATCGGCCCGCACGGCTTCGGTGGCCGCATCACCGCGCTGGCCGTGCACGTCGTGTCTGCCCCTTGCCACATCGCCAGCCTGCCGGTCGCGGTCAACCTCCAATGCGGCCCAGCCGCGCGCCACCGGGAGGTGGAGATCTAA
- a CDS encoding Ig-like domain repeat protein, with protein MKGVFAIARAVIAALFHGGVRPGSPAGRTTVRGAGLHEPGPRRRKRFASRGLILFLVAVMALGPNLQVASVRAADPSPPLIRSGPWASMQEKAIQNVLTSHGLPASDAWAVKSWARNDALAELWALVVEAIKTEANERTPEQQAAVDWLTGLVRQKRMQQARYAGQEYVKWAGYDPAYLDYLVTQYYDAVAAGQDATNEKQDLKNYLELPPLNYGMCNGGSCVGLTLRQAQAQAQAGYCVYRSPAPYQTEYQGNIFRGTNSVMPADCVQPGGGIGGIIGTPPPVPEYDQFVKWGEARANYEAINNPEFAMTFRDIALVVGLGTVTVGMVAAGTLGVTLAPVLAGTAFQLAVFPHAGWVSGLSSATLAAIGSPATNSAAVAAANAGAVSAAGVGAIVAAVILFVVVTTIHLIDLVTIEQLPGKIHTLIVEAPTKSYDIRSMLDDKDEVGELYSLFVQATLPLPMITGACDNRFLLPNKPTCLNPPPPPPANAQTDPLFMVSVNGGQETLQNTITWYNKTTEWTTTARLKGVWFIQTVTDSEGNTLSVVTNDEEASQEIQSLRIMYTDWDDKAQYAWLVRDAQGAYKFVSLAGDSGASLNAETCDQDGTCAVSDSIRYIDRDGNEYEARVVPPPVPVIDPASISLSPANPVQGQEVELRAQATSPVGAELTYRWVIKDKPLDDGLHCTIVDGSLVCGGHTVTVTGNPAKYVFPTSGEFEIRLEVTDSEGRRATTDFKVNVTAVPAEVHLLTPCSDFLPCAPGFFNNVKVPLGTATVVKGWIQHAGPHDVLALTVDWGDGVSNVATNMAPPCPQCNGIVFLSPTKMEDGYHTAFELSHTYGRPGHYTVTVTVEYPSGTTDTATITETVLQPTTTSVTADPNPSVAGQPVTYTATVSPVPTGGTVTFRDGSAFISGCMDVPLAGDGTATCTVTPTTVAPHTISAWYSGHDVYEASSGTLIHTVNSVQTSLTLTADPNPSMVEQEVTFTAAVSPVPTGGTVAFTDGDTTIPGCAAVALTAEGTATCETAGLSLGEHSITASYSGHDYYDGSSDTLTHTVNQIATSLGLTAQPNPSVWGQAVTFTATLAVTSQGATAPSGTVAFTDGGTAIPGCESQPLDPTTRTATCTTAGLGVGAHPIGAAYSGDATYAPSEAPAFTHTVQQAAAQVSLVTDRPVVTVGEPVTLTATVTVLPPGAGVPTGTVTFYAGALPLDTVPLRAEAGVATASLTTDSLPVGTHDITAVYVGDANVTAGTSAALTQYVNTDLRGYPTFQGGLDLRGAQLPGATLVGVDLTGAWMQQANLAGANLRGAVLVRAVLLRADLRGADLRDADLSGALLGAARLSGVTWGNTICPDGSNSDAHGETCLGHLLPTVRDDLVGQVARLVQALFARLQQMAWARGFGWPR; from the coding sequence ATGAAAGGCGTCTTTGCCATTGCTCGTGCGGTGATTGCGGCGCTGTTCCACGGCGGGGTGCGTCCTGGCTCCCCTGCCGGCCGCACGACGGTGCGCGGCGCGGGACTGCATGAACCGGGCCCGCGGCGCCGCAAGCGGTTCGCCTCGAGGGGGCTGATCCTGTTCCTGGTCGCCGTGATGGCGCTGGGGCCGAACCTTCAAGTGGCCTCGGTGCGTGCTGCCGATCCATCTCCGCCGCTTATCAGAAGCGGGCCATGGGCGTCGATGCAGGAGAAGGCCATTCAGAACGTCCTGACGAGCCACGGTCTGCCCGCATCCGACGCCTGGGCCGTCAAGTCCTGGGCGCGGAACGATGCGCTCGCCGAGCTGTGGGCCCTGGTGGTCGAGGCGATCAAGACCGAGGCCAACGAGCGTACCCCAGAACAACAAGCAGCCGTCGACTGGCTCACCGGCCTCGTCCGTCAAAAGCGCATGCAGCAGGCCCGGTACGCGGGTCAGGAGTACGTGAAGTGGGCCGGATACGACCCGGCATACCTGGACTATCTCGTGACTCAGTACTATGACGCGGTCGCGGCGGGCCAGGATGCGACGAATGAAAAGCAGGATCTGAAGAACTACCTGGAACTTCCTCCGCTGAACTACGGCATGTGCAATGGCGGGTCGTGTGTCGGCTTGACCCTGCGGCAAGCGCAGGCCCAGGCCCAGGCCGGCTACTGCGTCTACCGGTCGCCGGCTCCCTACCAGACGGAGTATCAGGGGAACATCTTCCGGGGGACGAACAGCGTCATGCCGGCCGACTGCGTTCAGCCGGGAGGCGGCATCGGCGGCATCATCGGCACCCCGCCCCCCGTGCCGGAATACGACCAGTTCGTGAAATGGGGGGAGGCCCGCGCCAACTACGAGGCCATCAATAACCCCGAGTTCGCCATGACCTTCCGCGACATCGCCCTCGTGGTCGGACTCGGTACCGTGACCGTGGGGATGGTGGCCGCTGGGACGCTCGGCGTCACGCTGGCGCCGGTCCTGGCCGGGACGGCATTCCAGCTCGCGGTTTTTCCCCATGCCGGGTGGGTCAGCGGTTTGTCGTCAGCCACGCTGGCCGCTATCGGGTCGCCCGCGACGAACTCCGCTGCCGTCGCCGCGGCCAACGCCGGGGCGGTGAGCGCCGCGGGCGTGGGTGCCATCGTGGCCGCGGTGATCCTCTTCGTCGTCGTCACGACCATCCACCTGATTGACCTCGTCACCATTGAGCAGTTACCCGGCAAGATCCACACGTTGATTGTCGAGGCGCCGACCAAGTCGTACGACATCCGATCGATGCTGGATGATAAGGATGAAGTCGGCGAACTCTACAGCCTCTTCGTGCAGGCCACCTTGCCCTTACCGATGATCACCGGGGCCTGCGACAACAGGTTTCTGTTGCCTAACAAACCGACCTGCCTCAACCCTCCACCCCCGCCGCCGGCCAACGCCCAAACCGATCCGTTGTTCATGGTGAGCGTGAACGGCGGGCAAGAGACTCTCCAGAACACGATCACCTGGTACAACAAGACCACCGAGTGGACGACGACGGCACGCCTCAAAGGGGTCTGGTTCATCCAGACGGTGACCGATTCCGAAGGCAACACGCTGTCGGTGGTGACCAACGACGAGGAGGCGAGCCAGGAGATCCAATCGCTCCGCATCATGTACACCGACTGGGATGATAAGGCGCAGTACGCCTGGCTGGTCCGGGACGCGCAGGGCGCGTACAAGTTCGTGTCGCTGGCCGGGGACAGCGGCGCGTCGCTCAACGCGGAGACGTGCGACCAGGACGGGACCTGCGCGGTCTCCGACAGCATCCGCTATATCGACCGCGACGGGAACGAGTACGAGGCCAGAGTCGTGCCTCCGCCGGTCCCGGTCATCGACCCCGCCTCGATCAGCCTCTCCCCGGCGAACCCCGTCCAGGGACAGGAGGTCGAGCTCCGCGCGCAGGCGACGTCGCCGGTTGGTGCCGAGCTCACGTACCGGTGGGTGATCAAGGACAAGCCGCTGGACGATGGGTTGCACTGCACCATCGTGGACGGCTCGTTGGTGTGTGGTGGACACACGGTCACTGTCACGGGGAATCCTGCGAAGTACGTGTTCCCCACTAGTGGTGAGTTTGAGATCCGACTGGAGGTGACCGACTCAGAGGGCCGACGGGCAACAACGGATTTCAAGGTCAACGTGACGGCGGTACCGGCCGAAGTGCACCTCCTCACCCCGTGCTCCGACTTCCTGCCATGTGCCCCCGGATTCTTCAACAACGTGAAGGTGCCGCTGGGGACGGCGACCGTCGTGAAGGGTTGGATCCAGCACGCCGGCCCGCACGACGTGCTGGCGCTGACGGTCGACTGGGGCGACGGAGTGTCGAACGTGGCCACCAATATGGCTCCTCCGTGCCCCCAATGTAACGGGATCGTGTTCCTCTCGCCCACGAAGATGGAGGACGGCTACCATACGGCGTTCGAACTGTCCCACACATACGGCCGGCCGGGCCATTACACCGTGACGGTCACGGTCGAGTACCCGTCCGGCACGACGGATACGGCGACGATCACCGAGACAGTGCTGCAGCCAACGACGACGTCGGTCACTGCCGACCCCAACCCCTCGGTGGCGGGCCAGCCGGTCACCTACACCGCCACGGTGTCGCCGGTGCCGACCGGTGGGACGGTCACCTTCCGGGACGGCAGTGCGTTCATCTCCGGCTGCATGGACGTGCCGCTGGCGGGCGACGGGACCGCGACCTGTACGGTGACTCCGACCACCGTGGCGCCCCATACCATCAGCGCCTGGTACAGCGGGCACGATGTTTATGAGGCCAGCTCGGGCACGCTGATCCACACGGTGAACTCGGTCCAGACCAGCCTCACGCTGACGGCCGACCCCAACCCCTCGATGGTGGAGCAGGAGGTCACGTTCACCGCGGCGGTGTCGCCGGTACCCACCGGCGGGACGGTCGCCTTCACCGACGGAGACACCACTATCCCCGGCTGCGCGGCGGTGGCGCTGACGGCCGAGGGGACCGCGACCTGCGAGACGGCGGGGCTGAGCCTCGGCGAGCACAGCATCACGGCGTCGTACAGCGGGCACGACTACTACGACGGAAGCTCCGACACGCTGACGCATACGGTCAACCAGATCGCGACCAGCCTGGGACTGACCGCGCAACCGAACCCCTCGGTCTGGGGCCAGGCGGTCACGTTCACCGCCACCCTCGCAGTCACGTCCCAGGGCGCCACCGCGCCGAGCGGGACGGTAGCCTTCACCGATGGGGGGACAGCTATCCCCGGCTGCGAGAGTCAACCGCTGGACCCGACCACGCGGACGGCCACCTGCACCACCGCGGGGCTGGGTGTCGGCGCGCACCCCATCGGCGCCGCCTACAGCGGCGATGCCACCTATGCACCGAGTGAGGCGCCGGCATTCACCCATACCGTGCAGCAGGCGGCCGCGCAGGTCAGTCTCGTGACGGACCGCCCCGTGGTGACCGTGGGGGAGCCGGTGACGCTGACCGCCACGGTGACGGTGCTGCCGCCCGGGGCGGGGGTGCCGACCGGCACGGTCACCTTCTATGCGGGTGCGCTCCCGCTGGACACGGTGCCGCTGCGCGCGGAGGCCGGGGTGGCCACCGCCAGCCTGACCACCGATAGCCTCCCCGTGGGCACGCACGACATCACAGCGGTCTACGTGGGCGATGCCAATGTCACCGCCGGCACCTCGGCCGCCCTGACCCAGTACGTCAACACCGACCTTCGGGGCTATCCCACGTTCCAGGGCGGGCTGGATCTGCGGGGGGCGCAGTTGCCGGGGGCCACGCTGGTGGGGGTGGATCTGACGGGGGCCTGGATGCAGCAGGCCAACCTGGCGGGGGCGAATCTGCGCGGGGCGGTGCTGGTGCGGGCGGTGCTGCTGCGGGCGGACCTGCGGGGGGCGGATCTGCGGGATGCGGATCTGTCGGGGGCGCTGCTGGGGGCGGCACGGCTGAGCGGGGTGACGTGGGGCAACACGATCTGCCCGGATGGGAGTAACAGCGACGCGCACGGGGAGACGTGCCTGGGGCATCTGCTGCCGACGGTGCGGGACGACCTGGTGGGGCAGGTGGCGCGGCTGGTGCAGGCGCTGTTTGCGCGGTTGCAGCAGATGGCGTGGGCGCGGGGCTTCGGCTGGCCCCGATAG
- a CDS encoding AAA family ATPase codes for MLRRYRRLAGLTQEQLAERTDYSVDYISKLERGQRRLSAATLDRLVQPLGLGEAEIAALREALEHPDEDKQKTATRPLAGREREQAELRRLLAGLGPPVLLLAGEPGIGKTRLLNEADALAGEAGWHVVRGGCQPRTLDPFAPLTDALVTAMAQPAPPDRAEARLYAERLGRLLPGFDGEDAGSPVGNGQDAALLRPEQARHLLFRAVTDYLHAVGGERGTLLILDDLHWAAPDALDLLRSLALTAGSATLRIIGAYRDSETPAGAPLGDVIADLARASLVRVLTLDPLAEAEATQLVTQLLPAEDEQRHALVPAILRRAGGVPFFLVSYVEDVLGRDEPVPSLELPWTVAQVIRQRVLALPEPARELLAVVAVVGRPVGPALLTRVSGQSEETVIEALEAAAAARLLQEDADGVYRFSHDLIRDTIEQELSTARRRLLHRRIAEALESLPEWQHTSGPAEIAQHFLQGGDPERAVIWSLRAGDRAAALFAHANAETQYRTAADLAREIGDEQAELEALDRLGHVLYRIGRFQAAVEPLERAGEIAARLGDRDRSVALLARSGQAYAFGGRASEGLDRLLPVWRSLDATHHEAPPSGILADLYNALCALYFHTGRLRDALDAAASAMASARASENLPALIVATIGHGIALGRVDRVDEERRAFEDAAAMAERLGDPLLRALAVYHQGVALLSVDDFDQGERHLRRALDIAEDAELIAMATFARVRLSALLVTRGRWCEARAEAERAEVDNRFLGPRPGGFYPLHALGRILLLQGERDAGLRHVNEALAMATRYEHLPGIVEARQTLAWQAMRDGRPAEAIARLEPALERVRAAGSLRAPLVYAWALVELGDTTRAAEVLAAARQRASASRSRARLPAVLLHEARLAAHERRWESAVDALEQGVSIAQELGLPYDEALLLQEHGRLHTLRAEPEQASARLGQALVIFRRLGAVTDVQAVEQALDALAGSGHAAHP; via the coding sequence TTGCTGCGGCGCTATCGCCGGCTGGCCGGGCTCACGCAGGAACAACTGGCTGAGCGAACCGACTACAGTGTCGACTACATCAGCAAGCTGGAGCGCGGGCAACGCCGCCTTTCTGCGGCCACGCTCGATCGACTGGTCCAGCCCCTCGGCCTCGGTGAGGCGGAGATTGCCGCGCTGCGGGAAGCGCTCGAACATCCCGACGAGGACAAGCAGAAGACGGCGACTCGCCCGCTGGCCGGGCGTGAGCGGGAGCAGGCCGAGCTGCGGCGCCTGCTGGCGGGGCTCGGTCCGCCGGTCCTCCTCCTCGCCGGTGAGCCCGGTATCGGGAAGACCCGCCTTCTGAACGAAGCTGACGCACTGGCCGGGGAGGCCGGCTGGCACGTGGTTCGTGGGGGCTGCCAGCCCCGCACGCTGGATCCGTTTGCCCCGCTCACTGACGCGCTCGTGACCGCCATGGCGCAGCCGGCGCCCCCCGACCGGGCCGAGGCGCGGCTGTACGCTGAGCGGCTTGGCCGACTCCTACCGGGGTTCGACGGGGAAGATGCCGGATCGCCCGTCGGCAACGGCCAGGACGCTGCCCTACTCCGGCCCGAGCAGGCGCGCCACCTCCTCTTCCGGGCCGTCACCGATTATCTCCACGCCGTGGGCGGTGAACGCGGCACCCTGCTCATCCTCGACGACCTGCACTGGGCCGCACCCGACGCGCTCGACCTGCTGCGGTCGCTCGCCCTCACCGCCGGCAGCGCGACACTCCGGATCATCGGTGCCTACCGCGACTCCGAGACGCCTGCAGGTGCGCCGCTCGGAGACGTCATTGCCGACCTTGCCCGTGCTTCACTGGTCCGCGTGCTGACGCTCGATCCGCTCGCGGAGGCGGAGGCCACGCAGCTCGTGACGCAGTTGCTCCCCGCGGAGGACGAGCAGCGGCACGCCCTAGTGCCGGCGATCCTCCGGCGTGCGGGCGGCGTGCCCTTCTTCCTGGTCAGCTACGTCGAGGATGTGCTGGGGCGCGACGAGCCGGTGCCCAGCCTGGAGCTGCCGTGGACCGTGGCCCAGGTGATCCGCCAGCGTGTCCTGGCGCTGCCCGAGCCGGCGCGGGAGTTGCTCGCGGTGGTCGCCGTCGTGGGTCGACCGGTCGGACCTGCGCTGCTGACCCGGGTGTCCGGGCAATCCGAGGAGACGGTGATCGAGGCGCTCGAGGCGGCGGCTGCCGCCCGTCTGCTGCAGGAGGATGCGGACGGCGTCTACCGATTCTCCCACGACCTGATCCGCGACACGATCGAGCAAGAACTCTCGACCGCGCGGCGCCGCTTGCTACACCGCCGCATCGCCGAGGCCCTGGAGTCCCTCCCTGAGTGGCAGCACACAAGCGGCCCGGCGGAGATCGCCCAGCACTTTCTGCAGGGCGGCGATCCGGAGCGGGCCGTGATCTGGTCGCTCCGGGCGGGCGATCGTGCGGCCGCGCTGTTCGCCCACGCCAACGCCGAGACGCAGTACCGGACCGCGGCGGACCTGGCGCGGGAGATCGGCGACGAGCAGGCGGAGCTTGAGGCGCTGGACAGGCTCGGCCATGTGCTGTACCGCATCGGGCGCTTTCAGGCCGCCGTGGAGCCACTGGAGCGGGCCGGCGAGATCGCTGCGCGTCTCGGTGATCGGGATCGCTCCGTCGCGCTGCTCGCCCGGAGCGGTCAGGCCTACGCGTTCGGCGGGCGCGCGTCGGAGGGGCTCGACCGGCTGCTGCCGGTGTGGCGCTCGCTCGACGCGACCCATCACGAAGCCCCACCGTCGGGGATCCTGGCCGATCTCTACAATGCGCTCTGCGCGCTCTACTTCCACACCGGTCGCCTGCGCGACGCGCTGGACGCGGCGGCGTCGGCCATGGCGAGTGCTCGAGCGTCCGAGAATCTCCCGGCGCTCATCGTCGCGACGATCGGTCACGGCATCGCGCTGGGCCGGGTCGACCGCGTCGACGAGGAACGCCGGGCCTTCGAGGATGCGGCAGCGATGGCGGAGCGGCTGGGCGATCCGCTCCTCCGTGCGCTCGCCGTCTACCACCAGGGTGTTGCGCTGCTCTCGGTCGATGACTTCGACCAGGGCGAGCGGCACCTTCGCCGGGCCCTGGACATCGCCGAGGACGCTGAGCTCATCGCGATGGCCACGTTCGCGCGCGTCCGGTTGAGCGCCCTGCTCGTCACTCGCGGCCGCTGGTGCGAGGCGCGGGCGGAGGCGGAGCGCGCGGAGGTGGACAACCGCTTCCTCGGCCCCCGGCCCGGGGGGTTCTATCCCCTGCACGCGCTGGGCCGCATCCTGCTGCTGCAAGGGGAGCGCGACGCGGGCCTCCGGCACGTGAACGAGGCGCTGGCGATGGCTACCCGCTACGAGCACCTGCCGGGGATCGTCGAGGCACGCCAGACGCTGGCCTGGCAGGCGATGCGCGACGGCCGGCCGGCGGAGGCCATCGCGCGCCTGGAACCGGCCCTCGAGCGCGTGCGTGCTGCCGGAAGCCTCCGGGCTCCGCTCGTCTACGCCTGGGCGCTCGTGGAGCTGGGAGACACGACGCGTGCTGCGGAGGTGCTTGCTGCTGCCCGGCAGCGGGCCAGCGCGTCCCGCTCTCGCGCTCGCCTCCCCGCCGTCCTACTCCACGAGGCACGGCTGGCGGCCCATGAGCGGCGGTGGGAGAGCGCGGTCGATGCCCTGGAGCAGGGAGTGTCCATCGCGCAGGAGCTCGGGCTCCCCTACGACGAAGCGCTCCTCCTCCAGGAACACGGCCGGCTGCACACGCTCCGGGCGGAGCCTGAGCAGGCGAGCGCACGGCTGGGGCAAGCCCTGGTCATCTTCCGGCGACTCGGCGCGGTCACCGATGTCCAGGCCGTCGAACAGGCGCTGGACGCGTTGGCAGGCTCCGGCCACGCCGCCCACCCCTAG
- a CDS encoding RidA family protein: MDRQTINPWTWQDAFGFVQANEIRSPQRWLICAGQGAADETGRTLHEGDIRAQVRQAFDNLEVVLGQAGFTLADVVRLTLYTTDMDGLLGVWDEVLGRLNQAGCRTAMTLLGVQRLAYPEMLVEIEATAAA, encoded by the coding sequence ATGGACCGGCAGACCATCAATCCGTGGACCTGGCAGGACGCGTTCGGCTTCGTGCAGGCCAATGAGATCCGCAGCCCACAGCGCTGGCTCATCTGCGCCGGGCAGGGGGCCGCAGATGAGACTGGCCGCACACTGCACGAGGGCGACATCCGGGCTCAGGTTCGACAGGCGTTCGACAACCTGGAGGTCGTCCTGGGCCAGGCGGGCTTTACGCTCGCCGACGTCGTGCGGCTCACCCTGTACACGACCGATATGGACGGGTTGCTCGGCGTGTGGGATGAAGTCCTGGGCCGCCTGAACCAGGCCGGCTGTCGCACGGCCATGACACTGCTCGGCGTCCAGCGCCTGGCGTACCCGGAGATGCTCGTGGAGATCGAGGCCACGGCCGCCGCGTAA
- a CDS encoding S41 family peptidase: protein MSQRGSGARRLFPGASEICVVLPRDGAALGPHGERALAGFRELLYRERAEIEAECGVPARFVDTDPGDGPRWLIGPAACNPAISTYPRRGEGQAGVWLDREREVLITDAPDLFGVIEAISLIRTLVMTGQDAVFVSECRDLDEAVERITREVGWTYPSFALRGLDWEAICARHREEVARASDPLAAMQTWLAELQDAHTWVKPSPAPVPLPYEVWVEGDTAVFTRVPQGTAAWDAGVRPGDVLLDEDTAGWWARTGSTPHAKPLMTGYRLLSTPVGVERTLAARRADGQRVEWREVGSIDPPYPLVTWTRLPSGSGYLRIEAWRADRDVDAAIDAAFADLAGTDRLIVDLRGNGGGNLALALSFRDRFLHEPTLLGSIRFSTGPGELSPPAPITGEPADERRRWHGAVRFLTDPMTYSASEDALLGLQGLPHVRVVGEPSGGGSGRPRMLRLLPGMTLTVSTALTYDRHGRCIEGAGIPVDHYVVPDRFSHGAEDTVLLAADRTW, encoded by the coding sequence ATGAGCCAGAGAGGTAGCGGCGCTCGGCGGTTGTTCCCAGGTGCGAGCGAGATCTGCGTCGTGCTGCCTCGGGATGGCGCGGCGCTGGGCCCGCATGGCGAGCGGGCGCTCGCGGGGTTCCGTGAGCTCCTCTACCGGGAGCGGGCCGAGATCGAGGCCGAGTGCGGCGTGCCGGCGCGATTCGTCGATACCGACCCCGGAGACGGACCGCGCTGGCTGATCGGCCCCGCCGCCTGCAACCCGGCCATCAGCACCTATCCCCGCCGCGGCGAGGGGCAGGCCGGGGTCTGGTTGGACCGCGAGCGGGAGGTGCTCATCACCGACGCGCCCGACCTCTTCGGCGTTATCGAGGCGATCTCGCTGATCCGCACCCTCGTCATGACCGGGCAGGACGCCGTCTTCGTCAGCGAGTGCCGGGATCTCGACGAGGCGGTCGAGCGGATCACACGCGAGGTCGGCTGGACCTACCCGTCGTTCGCGCTGCGCGGCCTCGACTGGGAAGCGATCTGCGCACGGCACCGCGAGGAAGTGGCGCGGGCCAGCGACCCGCTGGCGGCGATGCAGACCTGGCTCGCCGAGCTGCAGGATGCGCACACCTGGGTCAAGCCGAGCCCGGCGCCGGTGCCGCTGCCCTACGAGGTGTGGGTGGAGGGCGACACCGCCGTCTTCACCCGCGTGCCGCAGGGCACCGCCGCCTGGGATGCCGGAGTGCGCCCGGGTGACGTGCTGCTCGACGAGGACACGGCGGGCTGGTGGGCTCGGACCGGGTCCACGCCACACGCCAAGCCTCTCATGACCGGCTACCGGCTGCTCTCGACGCCGGTCGGGGTTGAGCGGACGTTGGCAGCGCGGCGGGCGGACGGGCAGCGCGTGGAGTGGCGGGAAGTCGGCAGCATCGACCCGCCGTATCCGCTGGTGACCTGGACCCGCCTGCCCTCCGGGAGCGGCTACCTGCGGATCGAGGCGTGGCGGGCAGACCGGGACGTGGACGCGGCCATCGACGCGGCCTTCGCCGACCTCGCCGGCACGGATCGGCTCATCGTCGATCTCCGCGGCAACGGCGGCGGCAACCTCGCGCTCGCGCTCTCGTTCCGCGACCGCTTCCTGCACGAGCCCACCCTGCTCGGCTCGATCCGGTTCTCGACGGGACCGGGCGAACTGTCCCCGCCCGCGCCGATCACCGGTGAGCCGGCCGACGAGCGCCGCCGCTGGCACGGCGCGGTGCGCTTTCTGACCGACCCGATGACCTACTCAGCCAGTGAGGACGCCCTCCTGGGGCTCCAGGGCCTGCCGCACGTGCGCGTCGTCGGCGAACCGAGCGGCGGGGGAAGCGGACGACCACGGATGCTGCGGCTGCTCCCCGGGATGACCCTGACGGTGAGCACCGCGCTCACCTACGACCGGCACGGGCGCTGCATCGAGGGCGCCGGCATCCCGGTCGACCACTATGTCGTGCCCGACCGATTCTCCCACGGCGCGGAGGACACGGTGCTCCTGGCCGCCGATCGGACGTGGTGA
- a CDS encoding SRPBCC family protein: MTVDDLRLTHIPDVTAGMLIRRPACEVFQAFADPAVTTRFWFTKSTGMMKPGAVLRWDWEMFGVSAQVRVQEVEENRRIRFTWDDENPTTVEFRFVPWREEATYVQVTESGFSGSGDEVVARVADATGGYYQVLCAAKALLEHGVVLSVVLDHAPPEGLEL, translated from the coding sequence ATGACCGTGGACGATCTCCGGCTCACCCACATCCCGGACGTGACGGCGGGGATGCTCATTCGCAGGCCGGCCTGCGAGGTGTTCCAGGCGTTTGCCGACCCGGCCGTCACGACCCGGTTCTGGTTCACCAAGAGCACCGGCATGATGAAGCCCGGCGCGGTCCTACGCTGGGACTGGGAGATGTTCGGTGTCTCGGCCCAGGTCCGGGTCCAGGAGGTCGAGGAGAACCGCCGGATACGCTTCACGTGGGATGACGAGAACCCCACGACGGTTGAGTTCCGCTTCGTCCCCTGGCGGGAGGAGGCCACCTACGTGCAGGTTACGGAGAGTGGGTTCAGCGGGAGCGGAGATGAGGTCGTGGCCCGCGTCGCGGACGCCACCGGCGGCTACTACCAGGTGCTATGCGCGGCCAAGGCGCTGCTCGAGCACGGCGTGGTCCTGTCCGTGGTGCTGGACCACGCCCCGCCGGAGGGACTCGAGCTCTGA